The proteins below come from a single Oceaniferula flava genomic window:
- a CDS encoding alpha/beta fold hydrolase, protein MAVTLAQPALAETEVKFDKELTSFQYPFEVSTFKLKSQNQDLDMRYMDVGDKSADKVIVLLHGKNFSGYYWERIAKDLVKKDYRVIIPDQIGFGKSSKPRTYQFSLRQLALNTKKLLDSLKLEKYDVVGHSMGGMVATTFVVDYPQAVNKFILINPIGLESYAKYVQFKDIDFFYQNELGKTLEKARAYQQKNYYDGKWSEEYEKLLIPTKGQIAGDDWEIVAWNNALTYGPIFSENIVEKFPQVTSKTYIINGTRDTTGPGRGWKKEGVTRTLGDYQKLGKHTQKLIKGSKLYELEGLGHMPQYEDYARFNKVFEEVLAD, encoded by the coding sequence ATGGCCGTGACATTGGCCCAGCCGGCCCTCGCCGAAACAGAGGTGAAATTCGACAAAGAACTCACAAGTTTCCAATACCCCTTCGAGGTCAGCACCTTCAAACTGAAATCACAGAACCAAGACCTCGACATGCGCTACATGGATGTCGGTGACAAGTCGGCGGACAAAGTCATCGTCCTGCTGCACGGCAAGAACTTCTCCGGCTACTACTGGGAACGCATCGCCAAGGACTTGGTGAAAAAAGACTACCGCGTGATTATCCCCGACCAAATTGGCTTCGGTAAATCGTCCAAACCCCGGACTTATCAGTTCAGCCTGCGCCAGCTCGCACTGAATACGAAAAAGCTGCTCGATAGCCTAAAACTTGAGAAATACGACGTCGTCGGCCACTCGATGGGCGGCATGGTCGCCACCACCTTCGTGGTCGATTACCCCCAGGCGGTAAACAAATTCATCCTGATCAACCCCATCGGCTTGGAGTCCTATGCCAAATACGTGCAGTTCAAGGACATCGACTTTTTCTATCAGAATGAACTCGGCAAAACGCTGGAAAAAGCCCGCGCCTATCAGCAGAAGAACTACTACGATGGCAAATGGTCCGAAGAGTATGAAAAACTGCTCATTCCAACCAAAGGCCAGATCGCCGGCGACGACTGGGAAATCGTCGCTTGGAACAACGCTCTGACTTACGGCCCGATTTTCTCTGAAAACATCGTCGAGAAGTTCCCGCAAGTCACCAGCAAGACCTACATCATCAACGGCACCCGCGACACCACCGGCCCGGGCCGTGGCTGGAAAAAAGAAGGGGTAACCCGCACCTTGGGCGACTACCAAAAGCTCGGCAAACACACCCAAAAGCTGATCAAGGGATCCAAGCTCTATGAGCTCGAAGGCCTCGGCCACATGCCCCAGTATGAGGACTACGCCCGCTTCAACAAAGTCTTTGAAGAGGTGCTCGCCGACTAA
- a CDS encoding monovalent cation:proton antiporter-2 (CPA2) family protein, with protein MAFEHAFEEAFLYLSATIVAVLIGKRLGIGAVLGYLTVGALVGPWGIGLIGREGEQIAHFAEFGVVVMLFLIGLELRPAMLWKMRHQLIGLGSLQVTISAAAITGLAIWFGLTWQVSLAVGLTLALSSTAIVLQTLTEKKLLRTVAGQNSFAVLLFQDIAVIPMIAMIPLLGVGMTTELEGAEASDWIAHLPLFARALMTFAAIGLVIVVGQLGMRHVFRAISRTHQREAFTGVALLLVIAVALLMTKVGLSPALGAFVAGVVLATSEYRHELESDLEPFKGILLGLFFLGVGAGIDFGYIGDHWLLVVSCAVGLILVKGLILFLFSMVKDHRTDTSLLFAASLAAGGEFAFVLIELSSDVGIFGTELSRSLTAIVALSMATTPLLILAAQRRMIRRSIQHGELRAEDVEDEGSPVIICGFGRFGHAVGRLLRSRGHDCTVLDHDPDQVDLLRQMGIPIFYGDASRPEMLGIAGAAHAKVLVIALKDVSATLKIIETARRNFPHLRIYVRAWSRVEAYDLINAGVEQIYRETLDSSIRLGGDVLLELGESEGSAERATQLYRERDEETVREMAKHRHDKKRMISAALEAHRSLREIMRKDREESEEVGERSE; from the coding sequence ATGGCATTTGAACACGCATTTGAGGAAGCCTTCCTGTATCTCTCCGCCACCATTGTTGCGGTTCTGATTGGGAAACGGTTGGGGATCGGGGCAGTGCTCGGGTATCTCACCGTGGGGGCACTGGTCGGACCTTGGGGGATCGGCTTGATCGGGCGTGAAGGCGAACAAATCGCGCACTTTGCCGAGTTTGGTGTGGTGGTGATGCTGTTTCTCATTGGCCTGGAATTACGACCGGCGATGCTCTGGAAAATGCGGCATCAGCTGATTGGTCTGGGCTCTCTGCAGGTGACTATCAGTGCGGCTGCCATCACTGGGCTGGCGATATGGTTTGGGCTAACGTGGCAGGTTTCCTTGGCCGTGGGATTGACGCTGGCATTATCCAGCACGGCTATTGTTTTGCAGACCCTGACGGAGAAAAAGCTGCTACGCACGGTGGCGGGGCAGAACTCCTTCGCGGTGCTGCTTTTCCAAGATATCGCGGTGATCCCCATGATTGCGATGATCCCTTTGTTAGGCGTGGGAATGACGACTGAGCTGGAGGGGGCTGAAGCGAGTGATTGGATCGCTCACCTGCCACTTTTTGCACGGGCGCTGATGACTTTTGCTGCCATTGGATTAGTGATTGTGGTGGGGCAACTGGGCATGCGTCATGTGTTCCGCGCCATCTCACGCACCCACCAGCGCGAGGCATTTACCGGTGTGGCTTTGCTGCTGGTGATAGCAGTGGCCTTGCTGATGACGAAAGTGGGACTGTCTCCTGCCTTGGGTGCCTTTGTGGCGGGAGTGGTGCTGGCCACCAGTGAATACCGGCACGAGCTGGAGAGTGATTTGGAACCATTTAAAGGTATTTTGTTAGGTCTGTTTTTCTTGGGTGTCGGTGCAGGGATCGACTTCGGCTACATCGGAGATCATTGGCTGTTAGTGGTCAGTTGTGCGGTGGGCTTGATCCTGGTGAAGGGGCTGATCTTATTTCTATTTTCGATGGTTAAAGATCACCGGACGGATACATCTCTGCTCTTTGCGGCCTCACTCGCTGCTGGTGGCGAGTTTGCTTTTGTGCTGATTGAGCTGTCGTCAGATGTGGGTATATTCGGCACCGAGCTGAGTCGCTCACTGACTGCGATCGTGGCCCTTTCCATGGCCACCACCCCCTTGTTGATCCTTGCGGCACAACGGCGCATGATAAGACGTAGCATTCAGCATGGTGAGCTGCGGGCTGAGGATGTGGAGGACGAGGGGAGCCCGGTGATCATCTGTGGTTTTGGCCGCTTTGGCCATGCGGTCGGCCGTTTGCTTCGCTCCCGTGGGCACGACTGCACGGTGCTCGATCACGACCCGGATCAAGTGGATCTTCTGCGCCAGATGGGCATCCCCATTTTCTACGGCGATGCGAGTCGGCCAGAGATGTTAGGCATCGCCGGTGCCGCTCATGCCAAGGTGCTGGTGATTGCCTTGAAGGATGTGAGCGCCACCTTGAAAATCATCGAGACGGCACGCCGAAATTTTCCGCATCTGCGGATTTACGTGCGTGCTTGGAGTAGGGTGGAGGCCTACGATCTGATCAATGCGGGAGTGGAGCAGATCTATCGTGAGACGCTGGACAGCTCGATCCGTCTCGGCGGAGATGTGCTGCTGGAGCTCGGTGAATCCGAGGGCTCGGCCGAACGAGCCACGCAGCTCTATCGCGAGCGTGACGAGGAGACCGTGCGGGAGATGGCGAAGCATCGGCACGACAAAAAACGCATGATCAGTGCCGCCCTGGAGGCGCACCGGAGTTTGCGTGAAATCATGCGAAAGGACCGTGAGGAAAGTGAAGAGGTCGGGGAGCGATCTGAGTAA
- a CDS encoding CoA-binding protein has protein sequence MKTSTLIIGASAKPDRYANKAQRALSEGGRSVIPYNPRGGEIDGLQVVTDLADIEQVIDTITLYVRPSILEPLVPDLIALKPRRVIFNPGTEDAASELAFSAVGVEVVRGCTLVMLGTGQYG, from the coding sequence ATGAAAACTTCCACCCTGATCATCGGCGCCAGTGCGAAGCCCGACCGTTATGCTAACAAAGCCCAGCGCGCCCTCAGCGAAGGAGGTCGCAGCGTGATCCCCTACAACCCACGCGGCGGGGAAATCGACGGCCTGCAGGTGGTCACCGACCTGGCTGACATCGAGCAGGTAATCGACACCATCACGCTCTACGTCCGCCCCTCCATCCTAGAGCCCCTGGTGCCCGATCTGATTGCGCTGAAGCCACGCCGAGTGATCTTCAACCCAGGCACCGAAGATGCCGCCAGCGAGCTAGCCTTTTCTGCGGTTGGCGTGGAGGTCGTCAGGGGCTGCACCTTGGTGATGTTGGGCACAGGGCAGTATGGGTAA
- a CDS encoding sulfatase, which translates to MKLLVAALSLVLLPATLFAKQPNILLIYADDFGYTDIAAQGSDFYETPNLDQLQASAMRFTQGYSACANCAPSRASLMSGLYTSRHKVYTVGNSDRGKSHQRKLIPVKNTESLADKFTTLPQILKAAGYATCHAGKWHVSSDPTQKGFDHNIGGNHTGGPRGGYFSPYNNPQLPDGPEGEHLPDRLATDLNRWINRQHEEKRPFFAYMSFYSVHTPIQARDDLAAKYAKKTPGKNHQHVKYAAMVEAMDLAIGKILKNLEQQGLADDTIVIFSSDNGPYGPASNARPLRGVKGMFYEGGIRVPFFVRWPGKTTAGSQSDVPVHQLDLFPTLAKAAGAELPETYDGVDLRGVLGGEDLASRSLYWHFPCYLQSYGKKGMEDARLPKWRATPCSVIRHGDWKLIQYFEDNSVELFNLKADPSERNNLAKSQPEKAAALLKKLSSWQTETDADIPTEPNPDFGKPGKKKANKPKG; encoded by the coding sequence ATGAAACTCCTCGTCGCAGCCCTGAGCCTCGTGCTTCTCCCCGCCACCCTTTTTGCCAAGCAGCCCAACATCCTACTGATTTACGCAGACGATTTCGGCTACACCGACATCGCTGCCCAGGGATCGGATTTCTATGAAACCCCCAACCTCGACCAGCTGCAGGCGAGTGCCATGCGTTTTACCCAGGGTTACTCCGCCTGTGCCAACTGCGCACCTTCACGCGCCTCGCTGATGTCCGGGCTCTACACCTCACGGCACAAAGTCTACACGGTGGGCAATTCCGATCGCGGCAAATCCCATCAACGCAAGCTCATCCCCGTGAAGAACACCGAGTCACTTGCGGACAAGTTCACCACCCTGCCACAGATACTCAAAGCGGCCGGCTACGCCACCTGCCACGCCGGCAAGTGGCACGTATCCAGTGACCCCACTCAGAAAGGCTTCGATCACAACATCGGCGGCAACCACACAGGAGGACCTCGCGGTGGCTACTTTTCCCCCTACAATAACCCGCAACTTCCGGACGGCCCGGAGGGCGAGCACCTGCCGGACCGACTCGCCACCGATCTGAACCGATGGATCAACCGGCAGCATGAAGAGAAACGTCCCTTCTTCGCCTACATGTCATTTTACTCGGTCCACACACCGATCCAGGCCCGCGACGATCTCGCCGCCAAATATGCCAAGAAAACCCCTGGAAAAAACCACCAGCACGTCAAGTATGCCGCCATGGTAGAAGCCATGGACCTCGCCATCGGCAAGATTCTCAAGAACCTCGAGCAGCAAGGACTCGCCGATGACACCATCGTGATCTTCTCCAGCGACAACGGCCCCTACGGCCCTGCGTCCAATGCCCGACCACTCCGCGGAGTCAAAGGGATGTTCTACGAGGGCGGCATCCGCGTGCCCTTCTTTGTCCGCTGGCCGGGGAAAACCACCGCCGGTAGCCAGTCGGATGTGCCCGTGCATCAGCTCGACCTCTTTCCCACCCTCGCCAAGGCCGCCGGAGCCGAGCTCCCGGAGACCTACGACGGCGTTGATCTTCGCGGAGTGCTGGGCGGCGAAGACCTCGCGTCCCGCTCGCTTTACTGGCATTTCCCCTGCTACCTCCAATCCTACGGCAAGAAGGGCATGGAGGACGCCCGTCTGCCCAAGTGGCGAGCCACCCCCTGCAGCGTGATCCGCCACGGCGATTGGAAATTGATCCAGTATTTCGAAGACAACTCGGTCGAGCTATTCAACCTGAAGGCGGACCCCAGCGAGCGCAACAACCTCGCCAAGAGCCAGCCGGAAAAAGCCGCAGCTCTGTTGAAAAAACTCAGCAGCTGGCAGACCGAAACCGACGCGGATATCCCCACCGAACCGAATCCTGATTTTGGTAAACCTGGGAAGAAAAAAGCTAACAAACCGAAGGGTTAG
- a CDS encoding DUF3472 domain-containing protein produces the protein MTTISYLLASVFLLSTALSANPQREQRHRKIHESMEKHKGLKFPYFAPSVHIGYQHPDKNQKCLAYYNEIKVAKTTKHTYFATIGFDVGYLGIQDHGSGPLAIFSVWDKGGGDNNQASVPEEDKTRVLYTNSKAKSSRFGGEGSGAKTMMPYAWEVGKTYAFLLRLTPLEKGTIYTAWIAEKGQPWQKIASYRTVVTKDRLSGFYSFVEDYRRDGHTGQKARLAYYPYQAVMTADGQWTAVTEGRGTIADDVLQNGHSGVKNGVFFSQSGAGTADYNTMPKRFSVEHDDKMLGSSTLPKN, from the coding sequence ATGACTACTATCAGCTACCTCCTCGCCAGCGTCTTTTTGCTCAGCACAGCGTTGTCTGCTAATCCGCAGCGTGAGCAACGACACCGCAAAATCCATGAAAGCATGGAGAAACACAAGGGCCTCAAGTTTCCTTACTTCGCCCCGTCGGTGCACATCGGCTACCAACATCCGGACAAGAACCAGAAGTGTCTGGCCTACTACAATGAGATCAAGGTGGCCAAGACGACCAAGCACACCTACTTCGCGACCATTGGCTTTGATGTTGGCTACCTCGGTATCCAGGACCACGGATCCGGCCCCTTGGCGATCTTTTCCGTCTGGGACAAAGGCGGCGGCGACAACAATCAAGCGAGCGTGCCGGAGGAGGATAAGACTCGAGTTCTTTATACGAACAGTAAGGCGAAAAGCAGTCGTTTCGGCGGCGAAGGATCGGGTGCGAAAACCATGATGCCCTACGCCTGGGAAGTGGGGAAAACCTACGCCTTTTTACTGCGGCTCACCCCCTTGGAAAAGGGCACCATTTACACCGCATGGATCGCGGAAAAAGGGCAGCCGTGGCAGAAGATTGCCTCGTATCGCACCGTGGTCACCAAGGATCGGCTCAGCGGTTTTTATTCCTTCGTCGAGGACTACCGACGGGACGGTCATACCGGGCAGAAGGCGCGCCTGGCCTACTACCCCTATCAGGCGGTGATGACCGCCGACGGTCAATGGACCGCAGTCACCGAGGGCCGTGGCACCATCGCGGATGATGTGCTGCAGAACGGCCACTCTGGAGTGAAAAATGGCGTCTTTTTCAGTCAGAGCGGTGCCGGAACCGCCGACTACAACACCATGCCCAAACGCTTTTCGGTGGAACATGATGATAAGATGTTAGGCTCCTCGACCCTGCCGAAAAACTAA
- a CDS encoding YiiD C-terminal domain-containing protein, producing MSEINLKEVLDYVQEHIPITVHLGAAIPRYDGSSLTVTAPLAENLNHRQSAFGGSLSAIAILSGWALLFVKLRELGIRSRLVIQKTEFDFLAPVTDDFESLSRLPTEQKYDRFIKMLTTKGRARLVVESEVTCDGQLCGTHKGTFVAVLLTDH from the coding sequence ATGAGTGAAATCAACTTGAAAGAGGTTCTCGATTACGTGCAGGAGCACATTCCGATCACGGTGCATTTGGGGGCTGCCATCCCTCGTTATGACGGGAGCTCGCTGACTGTGACCGCACCGTTGGCGGAGAATCTGAATCACCGGCAGTCGGCCTTTGGTGGCAGTCTCTCGGCCATTGCCATCCTGTCCGGCTGGGCCTTGTTGTTTGTCAAACTGCGCGAGCTCGGCATCCGCAGTCGATTGGTGATTCAGAAGACGGAATTTGATTTCCTCGCGCCGGTGACGGATGATTTTGAATCGCTGAGCCGACTGCCCACGGAGCAGAAATATGATCGTTTCATCAAGATGCTCACCACCAAAGGTCGGGCGCGCTTGGTGGTGGAGTCCGAGGTGACTTGCGACGGCCAGCTCTGTGGCACTCACAAGGGGACCTTTGTCGCGGTGCTACTCACCGACCACTAA
- a CDS encoding DUF6607 family protein encodes MKLCLAALCLLTFVSPIASAEAKAEGAAEVVRGHVFAWPFLETGTMQPRGGTTKGAEVELDPQPSPQWQALQKDSLADLEKDRRAILAMAGSYRVSFDFIETMGLTADYQPAKPYFSWGTEHVQVLKAEDRFISLQHTLVMYFKDKDGKEHGPMVMKHWRQDWTYEDRNLHVYRGRSTWSQQMLTEKTARGQWTQAVYQVDDSPRYEVQGKWTHQGGMSSWHSASCWRPLPRREFSVRDDYQVLQGSHEITITPTGWVHLQHNQKVVLEKDKAPKVIAQELGVNRYERISSPSLTPAESSWAKTGAYWQEVRNAWADVYAKHPKFSLKAKVDGKKLYQVHFEYAAQLEKADDPIDLAKAKAHARETIGMFLILDGSDGETKY; translated from the coding sequence ATGAAACTCTGCCTAGCCGCCTTGTGTCTCTTGACGTTTGTGAGCCCAATTGCCTCTGCCGAAGCAAAGGCTGAAGGCGCTGCTGAAGTCGTCCGTGGCCACGTTTTTGCCTGGCCGTTTTTGGAAACTGGAACCATGCAGCCACGCGGCGGCACCACCAAGGGGGCCGAGGTCGAGCTCGATCCTCAACCGTCCCCTCAATGGCAAGCTTTGCAGAAAGACTCGCTCGCCGACCTGGAAAAAGATCGTCGTGCCATTCTCGCCATGGCGGGAAGCTACCGAGTGAGCTTCGACTTCATCGAGACCATGGGATTAACCGCGGATTACCAACCGGCCAAACCCTACTTCTCCTGGGGCACCGAGCACGTGCAGGTTCTCAAGGCTGAAGATCGCTTCATCAGCCTGCAGCACACTTTGGTGATGTATTTTAAGGACAAAGACGGCAAGGAGCACGGACCGATGGTGATGAAGCATTGGCGTCAGGACTGGACTTATGAGGACAGGAACCTGCACGTCTATCGTGGTCGATCGACCTGGAGCCAGCAGATGCTGACGGAGAAGACCGCCCGTGGCCAGTGGACTCAAGCAGTCTATCAGGTGGACGACTCCCCACGCTATGAGGTGCAGGGGAAATGGACGCACCAGGGTGGCATGTCGAGCTGGCACAGCGCCTCCTGCTGGCGACCGCTGCCACGGCGTGAGTTCTCGGTGCGCGACGATTACCAGGTCCTGCAAGGCAGCCATGAGATCACCATCACCCCGACCGGATGGGTCCACCTCCAGCACAATCAGAAAGTCGTCTTGGAAAAAGACAAGGCCCCCAAAGTCATCGCCCAAGAGCTCGGGGTGAACCGCTACGAGCGCATCAGCAGCCCGTCTCTCACGCCCGCGGAAAGCAGCTGGGCGAAGACCGGTGCGTATTGGCAGGAAGTTCGGAATGCTTGGGCTGATGTCTACGCCAAACACCCGAAGTTCTCACTGAAGGCAAAGGTGGATGGCAAAAAACTCTACCAGGTTCACTTCGAATACGCCGCGCAGTTAGAGAAGGCGGACGATCCCATCGATCTCGCCAAAGCCAAGGCCCACGCCAGGGAGACCATTGGCATGTTCCTCATCCTCGACGGCAGCGACGGAGAGACGAAGTATTAA
- a CDS encoding protein-disulfide reductase DsbD domain-containing protein codes for MKRCALAQLLLAAVACALVQADPVKSGKASAEILVQHKAVPVDGETLVALKITPDAGWHTYWKNPGESGMPTSIQWKLPEGVSLSSLNFPTPVVFEASGMKSLGYEGEVILTAYLKLAIQVQPGPLVLEGKASWLACTDEQCIAGDANLKATIEVLAAGQPAQESAVAKQVLDAHSALPEAATNWQASYQRQGDQFQITIVPPKGTELLSEKLAAYVAAKDTVADGHHGAWKHQDGTLVGTLPVSEYLEELPESFPLLLVEAGDKDGRALEFKCVKSDQ; via the coding sequence ATGAAACGATGTGCGCTGGCCCAGTTGCTACTGGCGGCAGTGGCCTGTGCGCTTGTTCAGGCGGATCCAGTGAAATCAGGTAAGGCGAGCGCAGAGATCCTAGTCCAGCACAAGGCGGTGCCGGTGGACGGGGAGACATTGGTCGCGTTGAAAATCACTCCTGATGCAGGCTGGCACACCTATTGGAAAAACCCAGGCGAGTCCGGCATGCCCACCTCGATCCAGTGGAAGCTGCCCGAAGGGGTGAGTCTGTCTTCATTGAACTTTCCAACTCCCGTGGTCTTCGAGGCCAGTGGAATGAAGAGCCTGGGCTATGAAGGGGAAGTGATTTTGACGGCTTACCTGAAGCTGGCCATTCAGGTGCAACCCGGACCATTGGTGCTCGAGGGAAAAGCCAGCTGGCTGGCGTGCACCGACGAGCAATGTATCGCAGGTGACGCCAATCTGAAAGCCACGATCGAGGTGCTAGCTGCCGGGCAGCCGGCGCAGGAAAGTGCTGTGGCCAAGCAGGTGCTAGACGCGCATTCGGCATTACCTGAAGCGGCCACAAATTGGCAGGCCAGCTACCAGCGCCAAGGCGATCAGTTTCAGATCACCATCGTGCCTCCAAAAGGGACCGAGCTATTGAGTGAGAAACTTGCTGCCTACGTGGCCGCCAAAGACACCGTGGCAGACGGCCATCACGGAGCGTGGAAACATCAAGACGGCACGTTGGTGGGCACACTTCCGGTCAGTGAGTATCTGGAAGAGCTCCCGGAGAGCTTTCCTCTGCTGCTGGTGGAAGCCGGTGACAAGGATGGCCGGGCGCTGGAGTTCAAGTGCGTGAAAAGCGACCAGTAA